The window ATTAAGTGCCTATTCGGGCGCCTTTAACTCACTTCTCGTTATGCAACTAATTGCTATCCTTCTTGGCTTCTCAACCGGCGGAGGTGGCTCCAGTAACGGAGGTACATTGACTATAGACTATAGTTATTCAACCGGAGATACGTCCCTTATTTTCACATTCCTTTGGGCATTGTCTACGGGAGCCCTAATCACAACTGCGGCCTACCGGAATGATGCATTTTCACTCGTGTCAAATCGGATCAGCCATAATATATCCAGCTTTCTTTTTTTGCTGTTCGCGTCTGCTATTGGCGGGGTTCTAGCAGCCCTTGCAGGATCCATTATTAAATTTACCTCTTTACTTCAAAATAATGCTTTGTTTCTTGAATCGTCAGGACTATTCAGCTCTCCAGCTGATTTCTTCGTAAGAATCCTAACGTCGGTTCTTTACACAATCCTTTTTGCGGCTCTAGGTTATATGGCGGGTTCATTCATCCAACGCAGCAAGCTTATCATTCCACTTTTAATTGCCGCACTCTTCGTTTTGCCTCAGCTTGGCTTAAATATCGGCGGCGTTGACCTAATTGCAAGGATTATCGCTTTCTTTGGCACTGAAACGTCATTACTGGTTTTCCTCGCAAAAGTAGTTGTGTCAATCTGCATATTCTTCGCAGTTTCCATCACGGTCACGAATAAAATGGAGGTGAGAAAATAATGCTTGGTCTCTTACTTTTCATTTCTATAGGTTTAATAATTCGATACTTCTGGCATTCAGCAAAAAAGTCTGCGCGTCGGATGAATAAAAAATGGACATATGTATTTCTCGCAACGTATGCAGCCATTTTAATCATTGCAACAATTTCCTTAGAACTGATTGATACTGATGCTTTAAACGATCATCCGAAAGTGGAATCAAATGAGGTCAGCTATGTTCTCGATGCTCCTTTACAAAAAGAAGACCTTGATTCAATCGACGCCGCCGAAATTCTCGATAAACGAACACATCCGGTAAGAGATACACTTCGAATGACTGCACAAGGCAACGATATCAATTCAACAATAATTGTAGAACGAAAAAATGAGAATGATGGAGTAATTGATGAAACAATTATCAAACCCCTTCTTGTAATAGGTGGTGTCGATTTCTCAGATCAACTTAACTACAAAATACCTGAATGGACAGCTGATTCGGTAACGTTCCTACAACCTCCCCTCACAGAAATAACATATTCTTTTTATCGTGAAGCCTATCTATTGAGTCAGTTTACACATGCATCCGAGCAAAGAAATCTTTCTTATAGTAAGTTAGACCGTCAAATTACTATCCATTTACTCGTCCCGAAAGATTTAATCATCGCCGCGGACGACCAGCTGCACATCAACTATATAACTGAATAAGAAAAGCGCAAGGCGCCCGCTAGACGCGACGGGCATAAGTCAATCCAGCGACGTGGCGTTCTTTGCCACATAGCTGGATTGCTTATGACCCGAGCGGCTGGCGCCTGGAGCTAGACACTGTTCCAAGTCAAAAAACTTATACTTTCTTTTAACAAAAGGACCGGCACCCAATGGGAACCGGTCCTTCCGCTTTTCTACGCCTTCGCTTTGCTACCCGCAATCGATAGCCAGGTTACTCCGATAAGCATGATTATCGCTCCCGCAAATTGCCACATGCCAAGCACTTGACCAAACCAGATGACGGAAATGACCATCGCTGTCAGCGGTTCGAAGCTCGATAATATACTTGTTTCCACCGGGGATATGTATTTCATGCTGCTCATGAACAAAATGAATGCAACGGTTCCAACAATAGTGACGAATAGGAGCATGCCTGCTATCGTCCAATCTGCTAAATAGTTCATGTGGGTAACGACTGTCAGTGGATTTGTAACGAAAAGCGTTCCTCCTCCGATAATCATTCCCCAGCCAATCGCTAGCAGAACCCCCCATTCTTGCATAAGCCGGACAGGGTATAACGTGTAAAAGGAGAATGCAAAACCAAGTGCAATTCCCCATAATACCGCAATTTTACTAAGCGCAAAGCCGGAGAATGACCCGTTTGTCAACAAAAGAAGTAATCCTGCCAGTGTCACTATCATTCCGAGTACCTGTGCAACTGGCGGCCAAGTTTTTTGCGATGCTGTTACAAATACGATAATGAAAATGGGCGCCAGGAACTGGAACAATGTCGCAATGACGGCATTACTTGTATTGATGGACGCAGCAAATGTGTATTGGACTCCAAGCATACCGAATATCCCAAAAAGCAGAAGTTGGCGGGCCCACACTTTTTGCCGCCATGGAAGCATGATGCGTTTTCCTTGTATCTTCAGCATAATAAGCAGGAAGGTACCCGCCAATAGGAGGCGAACTGTAAGCATGAAGGAAACCGTCATCTCACTGTTCAACAAAATCCATTCCATCATAGGACCTGTAGCACCCCAAAGCATGGCGCCCGAGATAATCAGAACAATTCCTTTCAATCTCTCCATCTATCTCTCCCCTAATCTAACTATTTATCTTTAAATACGCATAATTGTTATTGATTTGTCACTTTCATGATGTACAGGCAACAGAACTTCTCTATACTAGAAGTATCTATCATCCAAAAGGAGGCATTTATTATGAAGCCCGACTATGGACAATTCGTGCCGGAACTGCCGGACATTATGAAAAGTCTTGAACAATTTTATATGGTGACCCGAACCGATGGTGAAGGTTCTATCACTTATACAAATAAGAACTTCTTGGAAATAAGTAAATGGACACCAAAACGAGTGATTGGAAGGACACTTTGGCAAATGTTTCCTGAAACGGACGCCAGCCAAAAGCAGGCTCATGTTATTTGGGACTGCGTGATTGCCGGAACTACATGGTCCGGTACAGTTGAAAAAATAACACGCGACGGAGAACCATACTTTGTAAATATGATTGCTATTCCAATCATGCCGACCGAAGAAGAACCGTTTTCTGCCACCTTTCTCGAATTGAACATTACCGAAGACATACAATTACGGGACCAACTCCAACAGATTGCATTCATCGACTACGAGACCGGACTGATGAGCCGTTACAAACTTGAAAAGACTGTCAATGATTTCATTGAAGAGGGAAAACATTTCTCATTCGTTTTTATAACCATCGATCACTATTATACATTGAAAGATCTTCAATCGTCCGAATCGAAGATAGAGCTTATCAAATCATTTTCGAATAGGCTTAAGCGTTATTTCCAGGACAACCTAATCGCCCGAATTGGTGTCAATGAATTTATCGTTCTAACCGCATTCGGCGAATGGTATGTGCAAGGCTTCCTTCTATTCTTGGAGCAGCAACCAATCTACATCGATAATATCGCTATTCCCATATCTGTCAGCGGAGGCGTGGTCCGCTATCCTGAAGACCAGAAAACATACAATCATTTAATGAAGGCTGCATTGATCGCTACAAAAGATGTTATCGAACATGGCGGCGGTAAGATTTCTTCACTCACACCCGAATCACATAAAGTGCTAAACAGGCGTGCAATCATTGACCAAAAAATGTTCACTGCTCTAGATCATAACAATTTACAAGTCGTCTACCAACCACAATTTGATCTTGCATCCGGTAAAGTAACGCTTTACGAGGCGCTCGTTCGCTGGGAAGATAATGATCTCGGTATGATTATGCCTGATGAGCTTATCCCAATTGCAGAAGAGAACGGTCTAATCCATGACATTGGAGCCTTTGTACTTGAAGAAGCCGCCACACTTGCTGCCCATTGGAATCGAAAAGATCGGCATGCATCCATTTCAGTAAACACTTCTGTTCGCGAATTCAGTAATACACAGATGAAAGACAAAGTTATAGACATTCTTAATGAGACAAAATGTCCCGCAAGTTGCATACAACTGGAAATAACCGAGAAGTTCGCTTTTCAAGCCGAAGAGGAAAGTTCAATTATCCTTCAGATGAAAGAACTTCAAGACGCCGGAATCCAGTTCGCACTAGATGATTTCGGGACCGGTTATGCGTCATTCCGGTATATGCAACATCTACCGATTACAAAAGTGAAAATCGATAAGCTATTTGTCAACTCTTTAACGACACAGCCAAAGACGCAGCAACTTGTCGAAGGCATGATACGCTTCAGCAAATCAATGGGATTATATGTAATTGCAGAAGGTGTTGAAACGAAAGAGCAGTATAATCTTCTTGAAAAGATGGGCGTAGATGCTATCCAAGGCTATTATATCGGCATGCCAGTTACTTCGGATGACATCAAATTTGAAGTTATAAAATAAAAAACGGAGTGGCTCTAATCAACAGAGCACTCCGCTTTTCTTATGCTATTTTCCCTCGTTTCCTCCCAATGCCTGACCGAAAGATGAGCTGAATGATGACTTCTGCGAAGACAAGTCCCATAGCAATCGCCCCGGACACCATGAAAGCTCCCGATGCAAATGAGATGGCTAGTAAATATTCTTTTTCAACAATATGCCGCATCGCATTATACGCCATCCCGCCCGGCACGAGCGGTATGATTCCGGCAACACTGAATATGATCATCGGTGTACGGAAACGCTTGGCAAAAATATGCGCAACGAGAGCTACCATGAAAGCCCCCAGAAAAGAAGCTTGAACCGGATCACCCGATATTCCATTAAACACGCTATAAATAAGCCAACCAGTCATCCCTACGAATCCGCAATAGAATAACATTTTACGGGGGGCATTAAAAATGATCCCAAATCCTGTTGCAGCAAGGAAACTGAGTACCGCCTGTATAATCCACGTCAATACGCCACCTCTTTTCCATTCAAAAAGATAATACGAGTGCAACCCCCGCCCCTATTGCAAATGCAGTCAGAAATGCCTCTGCGCCTTTTGACAAACCAGACATGAAATGCCCCGCCATCAAATCGCGCACAGCATTCGTAATGAGAAGACCTGGAACAAGCGGCATGACCGATCCGATAATTATTTTATCGAGCTCAAGACCTAAGCCCGTCTGTATTGCGGCATATCCAATAAGCCCTATAAACAATGATCCAACGAATTCCGCAAAAAATTTCACCCTTGTCAGCTCATGAATCTTAGTCACAATTACGTAGCCGACCCCTCCTGCACAGATTGCAGCAGGAACATCCATCCAAAGACCATTATATAAAATCAGAAAGCAGCCACTAGCCACAGCTGCTGCAATAATTTGCAGCCAAAGCGGGAACATGACATTCGCTTTTTCAATTTCTTGGAGCTTATTGTATGCTTCTTCAAGTGTGTACGCATTTGTGGATAGCTTACGTGAAACGTCATTAACAAGCGCTACTTTTTCAAGGTCTGTCGTCCGATTTTTTATCCGTATCAGTTTCGTGTGATGCGGACTGCCTGGTGAAAAGATAATCCCTGTCGGCGTGACGAAACTATGTGTAGCTGAGAGTTGCTGAGTTTCGGCCATTCGCGCCATTGTATCTTCTACCCTGTATGTCTCTGCTCCAGCCTCCATCATGAGACGCCCCGCGAGCAAACAGCAATCGATTGCCATTTCCTTCTCTACTACTGACATCATACGCCTCCCAGGAAAGCTCTTTTCAATCATCTTATCGGAGGATGGACCAAAAAACAATGAACAAAGTCGGAGACAGCAAGTTATCATCCACATACACAAGAAAGACTGCGTACATATGTGGATAAGATCAATAGCAAAACCACCTAAAACTTATGCTTTCATTTATCCAGGTCAATTTCTTAAATACCTTTTCCAATTAAAAATGCAAAATCTTATATGATTATTTGCTCCATTTTTTGTAAATATAAATTTCTAATCTCGTTGATTGTAGCGAAAGGCGGCGACTCCAGCGGGAATAGTTTGAGCTGAAGACCCCGCAGAAGCGTAGCGACGAGGAGGCTGAAGCCAAGCCCGCGGAAAGCGTCCGACTGAAGAGGAAATCAACCTCGTTCAATTTTTAAGGCTTATTGTTCTATTATGAACTTGACTCATTCACAAAACAATTCCTTTAAAATCGTTATCCACACGTTCATAACTTCTTTACGAACAGGAAAAGGTCCGGCACTTGGCCGAACCCTTTCACATTCAATCGATTGTCACACCGCCGATGGGCACGAATGTTTCAAGCGAGTAATTATTGATTTCCTTCATTGAAACAGTATATAAAACGTCTTTGCTATAAAGCATACGCTGAATTTCGCGCTCCCACTCCCCGTATTGCTCTCCGCTGCTTTTTACTTTCTGTAAATCTCCTTTCAGGACGATACCGCGTTCCGGTGTAATTTCGTAAACGAGGGCTCCTGAACTTTGAAAATCGATGTTCCGGTCTTTTCCGCTTTCATTGTAAATCGTTACTGGAAAACCATATAAATTTCGTTCTTTATGCTGGAACAATGCCTTGTGATCATATTGAAGCTGCGAATACGTTCCCCGTCCGCCAATGATTTCGGTATCCATCTCTTTCGGGTTATTGAAATCAGTGACATCAAACAAGGAAACCTTCATACCCTTTGTCAAGATGAGCGGCTCTCCGCCTTGCGGATTTTTTTCAGCAACTGTTTCATAACCAAAACCGATGAGATGGTTGTCATCAAGCGGATGTAAGTAGTTGCTAAAACCAGGTATTTTCAGTTCACCAAGCACCTTTGGAGCAGCCGGATTGGCCACGTCTATGACGAATAACGGATCCGTTTCTCGGAACGTTACCATATACGCTTTATCTCCCATGAAACGTGCTGAATAAATACGTTCCCCTTTTGCAAGGCCTTCAACGGAACCGGTGACATTCAGGTTTTCATCCAAAATAAAGAGATGGTTTTTAGATGGTTCTTTATCATTCCACATATCCCCTTCTGTTGTGACGACACGGAAATAGTTATCGTGTTCATCCATTGAAAACTGGTTGAGCAAATGCCCTTTCAGGGTAGCAGAACTATGAAAGGCAACATTTGTCTCGTTCAATGTGAACTTGAATAATTCACTGTTTGCAATGCCCGGATTCCAAATCATCTTATTGGCGGTAGATGCTTTTGTTTCGTAGATTGTCGCAGTGAGATATAAATTATTTTCTGTCATGTAAAGCTGCTCACTGCCGCCGAGATATCCTTTTGTTACGACTTTACTTTTTGTCGGTGATGAAAGATCGATAGCTGTAATAACAGAGTACGTCGGTTCCATAGCACCCGGCAAAATTGCAATATCTTTATAGTCAATCGGTTCGGAGTCTGTTCCTTCTATAGAGTCGTATACGCGGGGACGAAGCACTTCTCCATCAATTTCATTCATAATCCAGAAATTTGGTTGAACATTCGTTACAACATACAACATATCTCCTGTTTTCCGTGCACCATTCACATAACCTTCCGCACCGATTTCTCGGATAAGCGATGGTTTTTTCGGATTTGCAACATTATACATACGCATCATCGTCATTCCATTCATCGGAACCCCGATTCTATCTTTGGTATTTCTTTCATTGCGATACGGTTCAAATCGCTCACCGAGCACGATTAACGTGTTGCCATGCAGAAACAACTGAGAGGGGTAAAATTCTTCTTCCATTTTAATTTCCGAAGCTTTTTGGATTTTCTTTGGATTTCGAATATCGGTAATGGTGACTTTGTTATTGCCCATCACAGTATAAATATAATTACCGTCTGTCTTAACACTATCCGCTTCATCTACGCCTTCGACTTGATTGTTTGTTGTCGAATGATTTCCACCGTCAGATTTTGCAGATTCAGAAGTATCAGCCTTAGACACCTCTGCACTTTCAAGTTCTATTGCTTCACTGCGATTTTTTGGTTGCATGGCCCTTACCCGTTCGAAATAGGCTTTCAACTCTTTTGCCGATGCGACAGATTCGATTGTTTCATGGATAGTGAATTTGATTTCATCATTTGGAAGCCTTTTTAAGGCTTTATCATTAATTGCGTTTTTTTTGACATGAAGTGTATATGAACCCGGTGCAAGCCCATTGACATGTAATGTCTCTCCTTTATCTTTAAGTGTTACATCTGCGGTTACTCGCTTGCCATTTTGATCGGTTACATATAAATCATCCGATCCCAATGCACTCTCTTTCAAAGGTGCAGAGAAACTTGCTTGCCATCCTTGATTGGAAAGTGCACTATCAGATGCCGTCACAAACACTTTATTATTAAAAAACACCAAAGAAATTGTGAATACTGTAATAAACGCCGTGATAAAAAGCCAACTAACCTTTTTTCTCAATTTGACCAACCCTTTCCTTTTCGTTTAGTACACCATTAGACTGTGATAGAGCAATTTGGTTTCACTAATTGGAAAATTTTTATTACTTGTTTATTACGCTAAGAACATATCGATTGAATTGGTTATTCGTTCTTATAATGGGCGACTCTATTATTAATGACAAGCTACTTTTCTTTTAAATGAACTTACCAAGGCTGTTCCGTACGTCGGTATTTTATCGACATATAGAACAGCCCTTTTTTAATTCGGATGGGAAAGTTGTTTGCGGAGCGATCATAAAACTATGCAAACCGATCATATCCAATGCCTGACCAATCATAATACTTCGCCAACCGATCATATCCAATGCCTGACCGATCATAAAACTTCGCCAACCGATCATATCCAATGCCTGACCAATCATATAACTCCGCCAACCGATCATAACCAACCCCTGACCGACCATAAACCCCCGCCAACCGATCATATCCAACACACGCTTAATTCCGGCAGAATGATTTCCGTGTCGAGGTCCACCTTATTCACGTAGCTTACGTTTCACCACCTAAGCTTGTTGGGTATCCTTGAAGTATATCCTCATTTAATCGAAAGGTTGGATAGCCATTGGAAACTACTGAAACAATCAAAAAGTCAAAACGAAATTTAAAACCCTATTGGATCGCGCTTGCGTTCATTGTCATGATCATTATCATGTTTCTTCCAAATTCAGGTGATTTGCCTGTAATGGGGCAGCGTGCACTTGCTATTTTAGCGTTTGCGGTTATCCTTTGGATGACGGAAGCTGTTGCCTATCCGGTAAGCTCCGCGATGATCATCGGCCTACTTGCTGTTACGCTCGGTCTTGCGCCGGATATGGCGAATCCCGATGTCATGCTAGGTACAAAATCTGCTCTTCAAATGGCCCTTGGCGGATTCTCCAATTCGGCAGTTGCTCTTGTTGCCGCGGCTTTATTTTTAGCTGCTGCAATGCAGGCGACAAATCTTCACAAACGGCTGGCGCTCTATATCCTGTCAAAGGTTGGAGTTAAAACGGGTGCTATCGTGTTCGGTGCGATTATCGTATCGATTGTGCTTGCGTTCTTTGTGCCAAGTGCAACTGCACGGGCGGGAGCAGTCGTTCCTATTCTTCTTGGAATGGTCGCCGCATTCGGGTTGCCCCATAATAGCCGTCTCGGCGCACTTCTCGTCATCACTGCCGTCCAGTCAGTCTCAATCTGGAATATCGGGATTAAGACTGGTGCCGCACAAAATATGGTTGCACTCGGTTTCATTGAAAAAGAAATGGGTGTATCTATCTCTTGGGGCGCATGGTTCCTGTATGCAGCGCCATGGTCCATCATCATGTCAATCGCACTTTATTTCATCATGATTAAACTGATTAAGCCAGAAACGCAAGTTGTCGAAGGCGGAAAAGAATTGATCCAGGGCCAGCTGAAAGAACTTGGTCCGATGAAATCTTCCGAGAAACGTTTGGTTGTTGTTGCCCTCGCGCTACTGTTCTTCTGGTCAACAGAACAGGTACTTCACCCATTTGATACGACGACCGTTACACTTGTCGCCATTGCCATCCTTCTTTCTCCGAAGATTGGCGTATTCGATTGGAAAACAGTTGAAAAACTTATTCCTTGGGGAACAATTATCGTCTTTGCAGTAGGGATTGCACTCGGTACCGTTCTCTTAGATACAGGCGGCGCTCAATGGCTGTCCAATAGGGTCTTCGGTGCAATGGGGCTCGAAAATATGCCACTTCTTGCAACGATTGCATTACTGTCACTATTCAACATTCTCATTCACCTAGGTTTCGCCAGTGCGACGAGCTTGTCATCGGCACTTATCCCGATTTTCATCGCACTTACAACGACGATTTCCTTGGATGCGAACAGTGTCGGATTTGTCTTGATTCAACAATTCGTTATCAGTTTCGGATTCCTTCTTCCCGTAAGTGCACCACAAAACATGCTTGCTTACGGCACCGGCGCATTTTCGGTAAAGGATTTCCTGAAATCAGGTATAGCGCTCACAGTTATCGGTTATTTACTAATATTGCTGTTTAGTGCCACGTATTGGAAATGGATTGGACTTCTATAATAAAAAACGAGTTACTCGGACATTGACTGTCCAAGTAACTCGTTTTATTTCGATTTAAATCGCTCAGTCTTGTCCCAGCCAATTATTTGGCGATTTTTCTTCGCTTTTATATAAAATATTAGACTGCGTACGAACAAATAAGAAAACAGTTGCGCGTATGTAAAATACATAATGACACTGACAAAAACATTAACCAGCGAAAAGGTTCTTTGACTTGCCTGAGCCGCGAATAACTGTGCTGTATACACAATATAGGCTAGATACCAGATGAACAAGAGCGGATAGGTATACTCGATAAAAAAGACATCGAGGATTCCAAGCACAAACCATACGTAAGAAAATACAAGGAAGAACCAGAAAACAACGTAAACAAGCAACTGGTGAATGGAATGGACGAGCAGCTTGCCTTTGAAATAACCTGGTTCTGTCAGTGTTTTTTCTACAATGTATAGGTTCCCTTGCAACCATCTTGTCCGTTGTTTCAAATAGGTACCAAGCGTTTCAGGCTCTTGTTCCCAAGTGATTGACTGGGGAACAATCGGCAAATAATACCCTTTTTGTGTAATCCTCAATGTCAATTCTGCATCTTCCGCAATAGCATATCGGTCGTATCCGCCAAGTTCTTCTATGACCGCTCGTTTCACAAGCATATTTGTGCCGGTGAGTGAACCCGTTTTGAACAGTTGCCATCTTCCCGATTGCATTAGCAATTGGAATACTTGAAACTCAATCGAAATCATTCTTGTGAGCCAAGATGCTGATTCGTTCATCGTCCGCACGTACCCGACAGCTCCAGCGGCTTTTTCTTGCGTTTCTGCAATGGCAACAAGTTTTACAAGTGCTTGTCGTTCTGGTTGATTGTCCGCATCGTACACACAATAATATTTACTATCCGAAATACTGAGACCATAATTCAGTACCCTCGATTTCCCGCGCGGTTCCCCTGGAGGAACATTGATATGGTGGACGTTTTTATACGCATTGGCAAACGCATCCGTAATCTCCCCTGTATCGTCGGAAGAGTTGTCATTTAAAATATAAATCTGCAGATTACCGGGATAATCGATAGATACCATCGCCTCAATTGTATCCTTAATAACAACCCCTTCATTATGCGCCGGGATTAAGATATCCACACTTGGATAATCGTCCAATACCGGAATCTTTTTGTTTGTCTGCCGGCTGTACAATCCAGCAATTGTTAAAACAGAATAGTAAAGAAGCAATACTAGAAATAAAGCGGTCGTAAAAAACAGTAACAACCTAACATTGAATATCGCCGCCAGAACAAGCAGGACTAGAAATAGAGCGAAACTTATAATTAGAACACCCATACGACCTTTCATTCAACCACCGCCGCTTCGTACAAGGACCTTTGTCCATCAATTTTCATTACGGTCCATCTAATTTTTTTGATGGCGTCTTCTTCCAGACGTTCGGCCAGCAGTTTTTCTAGTCGACCTCTTACGATATTAAGACCATTTTCTTCAGTATTCTGAACCAGTACTATGAGTGTTGAGTTATCAAATTGACCGATAATATCATAATTTTTACGAAATGTAACATACATCATACTTGCCAAAGCAAGCATGAGTTTTTTTCTGACCGTCCGATTAATCTCAATTAAATCTGCTTTCAGATAGAAGCCTGTTTCTTTACGACGACTCATATTGGATAAGATAAGTGTTGCTTGTTTCTCAAATTCACGCTTTGTCAAAACACCCTCCTCCAAAACGTATTCCTCCAATTGAGCGACACGGCTTTTTAATAACCGATTCTCCGCACCAATCTGATAGACATATTTGGATAAGCTATATAGCGAAAATAGATGAATTAAGAAAACGAAATGCAGTCCGATTGCCATTGCTTGTTCGCCCGGTTGCCAACTTTCTTTAAATGCCAAGAAGAGAAAATAGAATACAGTCACAAGCATTAATGTATTATAAAAGAAAAATGCAACTCTATCGGACACACTAAAAAACAATAATGCCAGGAAACCAAATACTAAGTAGGTATAGAGTGGTACGATTTTATATGTAATGACCAAGATGACAAGCATTGATAGGAGCCAACTGATTGAGGCAATCGGCAATTTTGTTCTATCCCAAACTGTTCGTTTCCCCATTGAAATCACCTTCTTTCTTAAGTCTTCTATTCCCTCTTTCCGGAACAAAAAAACAGCATATCACTTCTTTCATAAGATATCCATGGGTTTATAGAAATCGATTCAGGGAATAATCCCTCTATACGGCTATCAGCATAGGAGGAATTAATTTGACAAAAGATAAGTATGAAAAAGTTGATGAAAACGTTCCAGGACAGACACAGGATCAGCAACCTGGTGTGGAAGCGGAAATGAGTCCGGCACCGATTTATGACGATGAGAATTATAAAGGCTCTGGTAAATTAAATGGGAAAACTGCTTTGATCACTGGCGGCGATAGTGGTATTGGACGGGCAGTAGCGGTCGCTTTTGCAAAGGAAGGCGCGAACGTGGCTATCGCGTATTTGGGCGAACAGGAGGATATAGATGCGGATAAAACCGTAAAACTCATTGAAG of the Sporosarcina sp. FSL K6-1508 genome contains:
- a CDS encoding glycosyltransferase family 2 protein, with product MGVLIISFALFLVLLVLAAIFNVRLLLFFTTALFLVLLLYYSVLTIAGLYSRQTNKKIPVLDDYPSVDILIPAHNEGVVIKDTIEAMVSIDYPGNLQIYILNDNSSDDTGEITDAFANAYKNVHHINVPPGEPRGKSRVLNYGLSISDSKYYCVYDADNQPERQALVKLVAIAETQEKAAGAVGYVRTMNESASWLTRMISIEFQVFQLLMQSGRWQLFKTGSLTGTNMLVKRAVIEELGGYDRYAIAEDAELTLRITQKGYYLPIVPQSITWEQEPETLGTYLKQRTRWLQGNLYIVEKTLTEPGYFKGKLLVHSIHQLLVYVVFWFFLVFSYVWFVLGILDVFFIEYTYPLLFIWYLAYIVYTAQLFAAQASQRTFSLVNVFVSVIMYFTYAQLFSYLFVRSLIFYIKAKKNRQIIGWDKTERFKSK